AGCTTCTGATTTTGTTTCTCGTTATACGCACTTAGCGCAAAAATACATTACAAAGCTTTTGCTATGGCATTATGTATATATGATGTAGGGTTCTTTTGTTGAATTTGGTTTTCGGGGAGGGCGGGAGGAGGTTGGGGGAAAAAGGGGCGTGGATGAGAGGTGGCCTGAGGTAATGGTGTTAGGCGAACAATTTAATTGCAAGTGAAATTTGAAAacgcttttgaaacaaactgaaAGATTTAACATTAGAATGAGGCGTGTTCGTAGTTGTTGGTGTTTCTGTAGTTATAGTTGCTGGTGTGATTGTGGCGTATGGTGTGGTTCTTGTGAAGAGTGTTGGCTAAAATTTATCCTGAAATATGAATAGGTTATTGGTCGCAGCCACGGCGATGATATTTTCTTCGGGATGCCAGGCGGTGTGCAGAATCTTCTTGTTGAAGTCGAGACAGTCCACGCTGATCTCGTCCTTCTTTCGTTTGCCGCCAGTGCAAACTTTCCGTGGCTTCAGCACCGTCTTCGGCTTGATAATGTCCCTGGACGCCTCCAGCGTGACATCCTTTTTCGAGTTCCGATCGAAAACGCGGAAGAAGTTGTTGTAGCTTCCGGTCATTATCGAGCTGTCCTTGCCATTCCAACAGCACTCGAACTTGTCGAAGATGCAGTCGTTCTCGTACAGCGAGCACAGCTTGGCGCGCAGGTATTCATGGACCTATGGAGCAAGAACGTTACGTTAGTGGGGGTTCCAAAGAAGTACTCTAATCTGCAGGTCTAAAAACTAACCGGATAGGTCTCAATGGGCTTGGTTTCCATGTGCAGATCCCACACCTTGATGCTCAAGTAATCCCTGGAGATCATGTAGCGACCCGAGTTGCTAAGCTTCACATCGCTGATGGAGCTAATTATTTCGCTGAAGAAGCTACGATTCGTTGGATTCTCTGGCTCCTCAAACTGTTTGCTGTGCCGGTCGCATAGCGCCGCCGATCGCATATCACATAATCGTATTGTGCCCTTTGAGCTCGAGTACACAAACACATTGCACTCGGTCGGATGGAATTCGGCCGCCGTGATCACCTCCGTTAGCTCCTCCATGTTGGTTGGCTTGATGTCGACGATGTTGTAGCTCTGGTTGACCACCTCCAAATGCCAGAGATTGATGCGCAGGTCGTCGGCCGACAAGAAGGTCTCCTGATCCGAGTTAACACTAATTGAATTGATGTGATAGGTGTGTGCATTGGCGAAGGTGCGCCGCGGCGAGGCCTCCACCAGCAGCGGAATCTGCTTCACGGAGGGCACTCGCAGGGCCGTCACATTCTGTGGATCCCGGATCAGTCCGTTCTCCTCCTTTGTGTTGTAGCCCTCGAACGACTTGTCGCGCTCACTGACCTTCCACAACTTGACCGTCTTGTCGTTGGTCGAGAGCAGAAAGTGCACGGGATTCTTCTGTTGCAGCCACCGAATCTTGTTGATCTTCTCCTCAATCTCCAGCGACTTGAGGTAATCGAACTCGGGCTCGTGCGATTGGAATGTCGAATAGACATTGTATTCGCCGCGTCTCGGATTGGCGGCTTTAGAGGCAGGATCACGCTGCAATTGGGGGAATTTGGTTAGTTCAATGACGGTTGCATAAAGGACTCAGACCTTCAGACTCACCTGAAAGATGACGACGCGACCGCCCTTGTCACCAGTGGCCAGCAGCTCGCCATCGTGATTAAATTCCACGCAGGATATGATGTCCGCATCCGTGACATCATCGTCTAGGGCGCCTTTAATCTGTGAGAAGCACCAGGACGCCTCTCCATTACCTGAAAAGACCGAGCAGGACCAAATGATGAGTATGCGAGTTGACACTTTCGGCCAGCTCGAGTTCGATTCGCTGAATGCCAATTCGATTGGACTGTAAACTGTAAAGGCAGCTCAGGAAAGTAAATGTAACATTTGATTTACTCtcaaaatacatatgtatgggTTGTATGCCCACAATCAATAGGCAGTGAGAGAAAGGACAACTATGACGACGATATCCTGGGCCTGCCCAAATATTTGCTAATGACGCCATACTCGGCCTTCCACACTGGTCGCCGTCGTCGTAGTCGTCGTCGTCTGGGCCATGATAGGCAACACTTTAAAGCCCTTTAAGCTCTTGGCCAAATATTCTTTCCGTTTCCCTGTTCTCGCTGCTTTTagcccacatccacatccacacccCTCCCCCGTTGTTTGTCAATTCTCTCTGCACAGCCACTTTTAGCGATTGCGGTACGTTGTGTAAACGATGACGTTGCTGCTGTCCTCCTTATTCGAAACCCCACTTTATACACTGCTATTCCATAATGGGAGCATTTCATTTGGAAAATGTATTTCCCTTTTCATTGACAGT
This portion of the Drosophila takahashii strain IR98-3 E-12201 chromosome 3R, DtakHiC1v2, whole genome shotgun sequence genome encodes:
- the tws gene encoding protein phosphatase PP2A 55 kDa regulatory subunit isoform X3; protein product: MAGNGEASWCFSQIKGALDDDVTDADIISCVEFNHDGELLATGDKGGRVVIFQRDPASKAANPRRGEYNVYSTFQSHEPEFDYLKSLEIEEKINKIRWLQQKNPVHFLLSTNDKTVKLWKVSERDKSFEGYNTKEENGLIRDPQNVTALRVPSVKQIPLLVEASPRRTFANAHTYHINSISVNSDQETFLSADDLRINLWHLEVVNQSYNIVDIKPTNMEELTEVITAAEFHPTECNVFVYSSSKGTIRLCDMRSAALCDRHSKQFEEPENPTNRSFFSEIISSISDVKLSNSGRYMISRDYLSIKVWDLHMETKPIETYPVHEYLRAKLCSLYENDCIFDKFECCWNGKDSSIMTGSYNNFFRVFDRNSKKDVTLEASRDIIKPKTVLKPRKVCTGGKRKKDEISVDCLDFNKKILHTAWHPEENIIAVAATNNLFIFQDKF
- the tws gene encoding protein phosphatase PP2A 55 kDa regulatory subunit isoform X1 produces the protein MQTCIIQPVCAVETLIDSTVQFACRSSRPDPSALEATSIPSENLVPMGRWGRQSPVLEPPDPQMQNTPTPPTLPPRTFMRQSSITKIGNMLNTAININGAKKPSSNGEASWCFSQIKGALDDDVTDADIISCVEFNHDGELLATGDKGGRVVIFQRDPASKAANPRRGEYNVYSTFQSHEPEFDYLKSLEIEEKINKIRWLQQKNPVHFLLSTNDKTVKLWKVSERDKSFEGYNTKEENGLIRDPQNVTALRVPSVKQIPLLVEASPRRTFANAHTYHINSISVNSDQETFLSADDLRINLWHLEVVNQSYNIVDIKPTNMEELTEVITAAEFHPTECNVFVYSSSKGTIRLCDMRSAALCDRHSKQFEEPENPTNRSFFSEIISSISDVKLSNSGRYMISRDYLSIKVWDLHMETKPIETYPVHEYLRAKLCSLYENDCIFDKFECCWNGKDSSIMTGSYNNFFRVFDRNSKKDVTLEASRDIIKPKTVLKPRKVCTGGKRKKDEISVDCLDFNKKILHTAWHPEENIIAVAATNNLFIFQDKF
- the tws gene encoding protein phosphatase PP2A 55 kDa regulatory subunit isoform X2 is translated as MGRWGRQSPVLEPPDPQMQNTPTPPTLPPRTFMRQSSITKIGNMLNTAININGAKKPSSNGEASWCFSQIKGALDDDVTDADIISCVEFNHDGELLATGDKGGRVVIFQRDPASKAANPRRGEYNVYSTFQSHEPEFDYLKSLEIEEKINKIRWLQQKNPVHFLLSTNDKTVKLWKVSERDKSFEGYNTKEENGLIRDPQNVTALRVPSVKQIPLLVEASPRRTFANAHTYHINSISVNSDQETFLSADDLRINLWHLEVVNQSYNIVDIKPTNMEELTEVITAAEFHPTECNVFVYSSSKGTIRLCDMRSAALCDRHSKQFEEPENPTNRSFFSEIISSISDVKLSNSGRYMISRDYLSIKVWDLHMETKPIETYPVHEYLRAKLCSLYENDCIFDKFECCWNGKDSSIMTGSYNNFFRVFDRNSKKDVTLEASRDIIKPKTVLKPRKVCTGGKRKKDEISVDCLDFNKKILHTAWHPEENIIAVAATNNLFIFQDKF